CACCTGATTAGCGGCGACTTCGTGTTTGAATCCTATCCGCTTTCCCTCAGTGCCAGTATTGGTTATGCCGTCGCTCCCGATCATGGGCAGGAAATCGCCGGACTGCTTGAGGTTGCTGATCAGGCCATGTACTCACTCAAGCGACAGAAAAAAGACGGCAAGCCTTGAGTACCCTCTGACGTATCACCTCCCAGCAGACACCGCCGCTATTTCCGCTTATTACACGGGGTTGTTGTCTGCCCAGATGGTCTTGGCCTCCATAAAGCAGCGCTCGGCCAGCGCAGACCGCGGTTCATTGCGCCGAATCAGCAACCCAATCGGAGCATGAACGGTGGCATCGGCAATAGCGGCAATACGCAAGCTGACATTGATGGATTCATAGCCTCCCTGCAAAGGCATGATGGCGCAGCACAGGCCCGAGTTGACGGCCTGTATCAGCTGAAAGGTTGAATCGCTCTCCAGCAGGATGTGCGGTGTGATACCCCGGCCGCGGAACGCCAGATCAATGGACTGGCGGAAGTGCATACCCCGTGTCAGCAAGCCCAGGGGAATAGAGGCGAGGGCTTCCCAGGGGAACTCATGCTGGTCAAAGGCAAAATGCGTAGGGTTGTAGAGCAACCCCATGGTGGTTGAAGTCAGTTCGATGACATCAAAGTAACTGGTGTCGATCTGATCAAGATAACAGAGCCCCAGATCCAGAAGGTTGCGACTCAGGCCGTCAATAATTTGCTCAGAAGTCAGGGACGACAGTTGAAAGCGCAGTTCAGGGTAGCGTTGCGACAGGGGCGTCAGCAGCTGCATCGGGTCCATGCTATACAACGGGACCATGCCCAGGCGCAGATTGCCAACCAGCTGGCCCCGACAGTTTGCAGCCTCTGCCTGCAGTCCATCGTGGGCGGCAAGCAGGGTCTTGGCCCAGGCCAGAATGCGTTCACCTTCTTCAGTAAAGCCCTCAAAACGTTGGCCCCGGGCGACCAGTACCAGATCCAGCTCTTCTTCCAGATTACGCAAACGCATTGACAGTGTCGGCTGAGTGACATGACAAAGCGCGGCCGCCTGACCGAAATGACGGGTCTGGTCGAGAGCAATAAGGAATTTAAGCTGTTTGATATCCATCGAACGGTCTCCTGGTTGATAGGCGCAATCAGGACGTCCCGGTCCTCGCTGGTGGGCGAAGTATACCGTGCCAGAAGTCGACGGGCTTGTTGCTCTGCACAAATAGGGCAAACGGTGAGCACATCTGGAGGAGGATTTATTCAGTTCAGTACGTGGTCGATGGGTACCAGAGCGGGTGGCAGCTCGGTGTGTCCGAGACTGTCGAGTATTTCCCGCTCCACGGTACGTACCAGCGCATCGGTGGGCAGGTCATTGTCATCATGACCGAAAGGGTCTTCGAGCTGATCACTGATGGCATCCAGACCAAAGAAGGTGTAACTGACGATGGCGGTAAAAACCGGCGCCAGCCAGCCCAGCGGTTGCGCCATTACAAAGGGCAGCAGTACGCAAAACAGATAGATGGTCCGGTGCAGCAACAACGTATAGGGGAAAGGCAGGGGCGTGAACTTGAGTCGCTCGCAGACAGCCTGAGCTTCAGACAGCCCTGTCAGGCGTTGCTCGAGAGTGATGTAACGCCATTCGCTGATCTGTTGCTGCGCCGCTAGTTCTGAGCAGCGATGGCCGATCTGGCGCAGAATGCCTGCACTGACGTGAATGCCATACTCTGCTTCAGGGCAGGATAGCCACTCACGTGCGGCTTCGAACTCATCTTCATTGCGTAAACGGGCATTGAGTGCATGGGTGTAGCCGCACAACGCTGGCAGCAACGAGGCTCGTGCAGCCGGGTCGGTGATAACAACACTTTCACGGATAAAAGAACGCACCTCCACCAGCACCTTGCCCCAGGCTTTCCGACCTTCCCATCAGCGGTCATAACAGGCGTTATTGCGAAAGCTCATGAAGATGGAGAGGGAAATACCCAACAAGGTGAAAGGAGTGGCACTGAAGTGAGAAAAGAACCGCGGGTGTTGCCCTTCGATATAGACAATCAGCGAAGCCAGCAGGGTCACCATGACAATCTGCACGGCTATCTTCCGGGCGATGGAGCCACGCAGGGTGGTCAGTATGCTGATGAAATTGGGCTTGGGGGCAACGATCATAATCGGGCGCCTGCGCCGGGATTAACCGCCGGTCATGTTCATGAAACGGACGATTTGCACATCGTTATTGACTTCAAAGTGATGACGATAGGGTTTGTTGGCCATGGCACTGATGATGGCGTTATCGAGCAGAGCATCATCGGCAGGCGCGCTCCGCAGTACCGCGCGCAGATCCTGAGAATGCTCATTGCCCAGACAAAGAAGAAGCCGGCCCTCGGCCGTCACCCGGACGCGATTACAGCTACCGCAAAAATTGTGGCTGTGGGGTGAGATAAAACCGATACGTATGTCAGGTGCTTCTGCTACGCGCCAGTACCGCGCTGGCCCGGCAGTATTGTCCGCTGCCGCCATCAGGCTGAATTGCTCTGCAATGCGGGCTCTTACCTCATCACTGGAGCAATAGGTGTCGCCACGCTGATGGTCGCTGATGATGCCCAGTGGCATTTCTTCGATAAAGGCCAGATCCAGCTGGCGTTCTATGGCAAACCGGACCAGCTCATTGACCTCAGTATCATTGCGGCCGCGCATGACCACCGTATTGAGTTTGATATGCCGGAAGCCCGCTGCTTTAGCGGCATCAATACCGGCAATCACCTGATCCCGGTCGCCAGTGCGGGTCATGGCCCTGAACAGTGAGGGATTCAGGCTGTCGAAGCTGATATTGATGCGGTCGACACCGGCATCGAACAGCGGGGTGGCCAGCGTGGGCAACAGCGCTCCATTGGTGGTAATGCACAGTTCCTTGAGGCCATCGAGACGGGCTATACGTCGGCAAAGGTCAACAATACCCTGCCTGACCAGAGGCTCTCCGCCGGTCAGGCGTATCTTGCGTGTGCCCAGAGCGACAAAGCGTTCAGCAACACGTGCCAGCTCATCCATACTCAACACCTGTTCTCTGGGCAGGAAGCGCATATCGTCAGCCATGCAGTACACACAGCGGAAATTGCAGCGATCGGTGACAGAA
This genomic interval from Pokkaliibacter sp. MBI-7 contains the following:
- the moaA gene encoding GTP 3',8-cyclase MoaA encodes the protein MSITRHALVDPFQRQIDYLRLSVTDRCNFRCVYCMADDMRFLPREQVLSMDELARVAERFVALGTRKIRLTGGEPLVRQGIVDLCRRIARLDGLKELCITTNGALLPTLATPLFDAGVDRINISFDSLNPSLFRAMTRTGDRDQVIAGIDAAKAAGFRHIKLNTVVMRGRNDTEVNELVRFAIERQLDLAFIEEMPLGIISDHQRGDTYCSSDEVRARIAEQFSLMAAADNTAGPARYWRVAEAPDIRIGFISPHSHNFCGSCNRVRVTAEGRLLLCLGNEHSQDLRAVLRSAPADDALLDNAIISAMANKPYRHHFEVNNDVQIVRFMNMTGG
- a CDS encoding LysR family transcriptional regulator, whose product is MDIKQLKFLIALDQTRHFGQAAALCHVTQPTLSMRLRNLEEELDLVLVARGQRFEGFTEEGERILAWAKTLLAAHDGLQAEAANCRGQLVGNLRLGMVPLYSMDPMQLLTPLSQRYPELRFQLSSLTSEQIIDGLSRNLLDLGLCYLDQIDTSYFDVIELTSTTMGLLYNPTHFAFDQHEFPWEALASIPLGLLTRGMHFRQSIDLAFRGRGITPHILLESDSTFQLIQAVNSGLCCAIMPLQGGYESINVSLRIAAIADATVHAPIGLLIRRNEPRSALAERCFMEAKTIWADNNPV